One segment of Chitinivorax sp. B DNA contains the following:
- a CDS encoding glycosyl hydrolase family 18 protein codes for MSSQWIPVATVTVNPSRALPCFSLPPIALGLLLAFAPVAEAAPPVIGNCRILPADHIFNTPIDALPKHPSSDTFIRTIRSTPRNLHLDLGTQMDQTKDDFYGIPWQNVRGKSLVWKKLGFDAPWGGQGRTESDCAVKTASGYLSISPCTAANAANPIFPIPDHPIVEGGIPTSSSDEGDHHILAIDQDSCVLWEAYHAFPRTDGGWNVHSTARFDLNSNVLRPDGWTSADAAGFPILPLLLRADEASRGEINHALRFTIQSSKIRNSHVWPARHDTSNGGGSLDKPPMGQLFRLKASYVIPDNFTPQAKAILKALKKYGMYIADGGSDMYITGEPSNRWQSATISQVQSVPHTQFEAVDITPVTKRPGFDPNSGSARTGTPPVDTCAPSGLDTTQSYQLQARHSGKVMDVANGSTLAIQSTANATIASQHWHFESAGNGYFRIVSDKDGKVLGSTGRQAIVLTKANNNSQLWCPQATDNGYYNLVQRNSKAALDVEGSAKTDGARVMVWPKHSGHNQQWKPQKPTGGSGTPVAQRWVNGYYVGYQRDLYPVDRIDFKSLTHLTIGRIEPKADGGLLTTFDIDPVEGPRFAKDLAKRTKAAGKKVILMIGGAGTHEQWVSAADPSRLNGFVTNLLKAMDEYGADGLDLDWEPLEVADQAAFKALAQKLRSSRPAMLLTVPIGWISRNFPDEARPYFAEIAPLFDQMNIMSYDMASGFWGWDTWHFAALYGDTPNTPSSIDVSISNYLRIGVPANKLGVGIGFYGSCWRRVYEPHQKVLPGKPGELPVNGDSDNAMSYTNIMAHYAKSATRKWDATARMSYLTSPSPFGPQQCNFVSFEDERSIAEKGAYAKAKKLGGTIIWTINQGHQPGNPAGMRDPLLSATRKAFLE; via the coding sequence ATGTCATCACAATGGATACCTGTAGCCACCGTGACGGTAAACCCGTCTCGTGCCTTACCCTGCTTCAGCTTACCCCCAATCGCATTGGGTTTGCTTCTGGCATTTGCCCCGGTTGCCGAAGCAGCCCCGCCCGTCATCGGCAACTGCCGCATCCTGCCGGCTGACCATATCTTCAATACACCGATTGATGCGCTTCCTAAGCACCCCAGCTCTGACACCTTCATTCGCACCATTCGCAGTACACCGCGCAACCTGCATCTGGACTTGGGAACGCAGATGGATCAGACCAAGGATGACTTCTATGGCATCCCTTGGCAGAACGTGCGTGGTAAAAGCCTAGTCTGGAAAAAACTGGGATTCGATGCCCCATGGGGCGGACAAGGCCGCACGGAAAGCGATTGCGCCGTCAAGACGGCCAGTGGCTATCTCAGCATCAGCCCCTGTACCGCTGCCAATGCAGCCAACCCAATCTTTCCGATTCCCGATCACCCCATTGTCGAAGGCGGTATTCCGACTTCTTCCAGCGATGAAGGTGATCACCATATCCTCGCCATTGATCAGGATAGTTGCGTACTTTGGGAGGCCTATCACGCCTTCCCACGCACCGATGGCGGGTGGAATGTCCATTCCACTGCCCGTTTTGACTTGAACTCCAATGTATTGCGGCCAGACGGTTGGACATCGGCCGATGCAGCCGGCTTTCCCATCCTGCCATTGTTGTTGCGAGCAGACGAAGCGAGCCGCGGTGAAATCAACCACGCACTCCGTTTCACCATTCAATCAAGCAAAATTCGCAACAGCCATGTCTGGCCAGCCCGGCATGACACCAGCAATGGTGGCGGATCACTGGACAAGCCGCCGATGGGCCAGTTATTCAGGCTCAAGGCCAGTTATGTGATTCCGGACAATTTCACCCCACAGGCCAAGGCCATTCTCAAGGCGCTGAAGAAATACGGCATGTACATTGCCGATGGCGGGTCGGATATGTATATCACCGGCGAACCCAGCAACCGTTGGCAATCCGCCACCATTTCGCAAGTGCAATCGGTACCGCACACGCAGTTCGAGGCCGTAGACATCACGCCCGTCACCAAGCGTCCGGGGTTCGATCCGAATTCTGGCTCGGCCCGCACCGGCACCCCACCAGTCGATACTTGTGCGCCATCCGGCCTGGATACCACGCAAAGTTACCAATTGCAGGCAAGGCATAGCGGCAAGGTAATGGATGTGGCCAATGGCAGCACCCTGGCCATTCAGAGCACTGCCAATGCCACGATTGCCAGCCAACACTGGCACTTTGAAAGTGCTGGCAACGGCTATTTCCGCATCGTGTCGGACAAGGATGGCAAGGTACTGGGTTCAACCGGCAGGCAGGCTATCGTCTTGACCAAAGCCAACAACAATAGCCAATTATGGTGCCCGCAAGCGACGGACAACGGCTACTACAACCTGGTCCAGCGCAATAGCAAAGCTGCGTTGGATGTAGAAGGCAGTGCCAAAACCGATGGTGCGCGTGTCATGGTGTGGCCGAAGCATAGCGGACACAATCAGCAATGGAAACCTCAGAAGCCGACGGGCGGCAGCGGCACCCCGGTTGCACAGCGCTGGGTCAACGGTTATTACGTGGGCTACCAGCGCGATTTGTACCCGGTTGATCGGATTGATTTCAAATCTCTCACCCACCTGACCATTGGTCGTATTGAGCCCAAAGCCGACGGCGGCTTGCTGACGACCTTTGATATTGACCCGGTCGAGGGACCTCGCTTTGCCAAAGACCTGGCAAAACGCACCAAAGCCGCAGGCAAGAAAGTCATTTTGATGATCGGCGGGGCTGGCACCCATGAACAGTGGGTATCAGCCGCAGACCCTAGCCGTTTAAACGGCTTTGTCACCAATCTGTTGAAAGCCATGGACGAATATGGCGCCGATGGACTCGATCTGGATTGGGAGCCGCTCGAAGTGGCCGACCAAGCCGCCTTCAAGGCACTGGCGCAAAAGTTGCGCAGCAGCCGGCCCGCCATGCTGCTGACGGTGCCCATCGGTTGGATCAGCCGCAACTTCCCTGATGAAGCCCGACCCTACTTTGCGGAAATCGCCCCGCTGTTCGATCAAATGAATATCATGAGCTATGACATGGCGTCAGGTTTCTGGGGATGGGATACCTGGCACTTTGCGGCGTTGTATGGCGATACACCCAACACGCCTAGTTCAATTGACGTCAGTATCAGCAATTACCTGCGGATTGGCGTACCCGCCAATAAATTGGGCGTTGGCATCGGGTTTTATGGATCATGCTGGCGTCGGGTCTACGAGCCGCATCAGAAGGTGCTGCCCGGCAAACCCGGTGAACTGCCGGTCAATGGCGACAGCGACAATGCAATGAGCTACACCAACATCATGGCGCACTATGCCAAATCGGCCACCCGCAAGTGGGATGCCACCGCCAGGATGAGCTATCTGACCTCACCCTCGCCTTTCGGGCCACAACAATGCAATTTTGTGTCCTTTGAAGACGAGCGTTCGATTGCCGAAAAGGGCGCCTATGCGAAAGCCAAGAAATTAGGTGGCACCATTATCTGGACCATCAATCAAGGCCATCAGCCAGGCAACCCGGCCGGTATGCGTGACCCGCTGTTGTCAGCGACACGCAAAGCGTTTTTGGAGTAA
- the gshA gene encoding glutamate--cysteine ligase, producing the protein MTVPYLITAQKGPILELESRILKAMPKIEHWFRTQWQEHTPPFYGSVDLRNAGFKLAPVDMNLFPGGFNNLNREFHPLCVQAVQSALEKICPDARSLLLIPENHTRNTFYLQNVATLQSVLKMAGLNVRLGSISPEVTAPTTIELPSGDSLLLEPLRRDGNRVKVDGFNPCIVLLNNDLSAGVPDILQDIEQNLLPPPHAGWATRKKTNHFEAYDQVAADFAKLLDIDPWLINPYFDRCDGIDFQERKGEECLAAKVELLLDRIGEKYKQYGITDKPYVIIKANAGTYGMGVMSVKSPDEVIGLNRKQRNKMSVIKEGQEVHEVIVQEGVYTFENVNDAVAEPVVYMVDRFVVGGFYRVHTGRGVDENLNAPGMHFEPLSFVAPCSIPDCSGDPDCPPNRFYSYGVVARLALLAASIEIEQTAPLELATA; encoded by the coding sequence ATGACCGTCCCGTACCTGATTACTGCGCAAAAAGGCCCGATTCTTGAGCTGGAAAGTCGCATTCTGAAAGCCATGCCCAAGATCGAGCACTGGTTCCGCACTCAATGGCAAGAGCACACACCACCATTCTATGGTTCGGTTGATCTGCGCAATGCTGGTTTCAAACTGGCGCCTGTGGATATGAACCTGTTCCCGGGGGGGTTCAACAACTTGAACCGTGAGTTTCATCCATTGTGTGTGCAAGCAGTTCAATCTGCGTTGGAAAAGATCTGTCCAGATGCACGCAGCCTATTGCTGATTCCGGAGAACCACACCCGCAATACCTTCTATCTACAGAACGTGGCAACACTGCAATCCGTGCTGAAAATGGCCGGGCTGAATGTACGCCTGGGCAGTATCTCGCCTGAAGTAACCGCACCTACCACTATTGAGCTGCCTTCCGGTGATTCCTTGTTGCTGGAACCGTTGAGGCGTGATGGTAATCGGGTCAAGGTGGATGGCTTCAATCCGTGCATCGTATTGTTGAACAATGATTTGTCTGCAGGGGTGCCGGATATCCTGCAAGACATTGAGCAGAATTTGTTGCCGCCACCGCATGCAGGCTGGGCAACCCGTAAGAAGACCAACCACTTTGAAGCTTACGATCAGGTGGCTGCAGATTTTGCCAAGCTACTGGATATTGACCCATGGTTGATCAACCCGTATTTCGACCGCTGTGATGGCATCGACTTCCAGGAGCGTAAAGGGGAGGAATGTCTGGCTGCCAAGGTAGAGTTGTTGCTGGATCGTATTGGCGAGAAATACAAGCAGTATGGCATTACCGACAAGCCTTATGTGATCATTAAAGCCAATGCCGGCACCTATGGCATGGGCGTGATGAGCGTGAAGAGCCCGGATGAAGTAATTGGCTTGAACCGCAAGCAGCGTAACAAGATGAGCGTGATCAAGGAAGGCCAGGAAGTGCACGAAGTCATCGTTCAGGAAGGGGTCTATACCTTCGAAAATGTGAACGATGCCGTGGCCGAGCCTGTGGTTTACATGGTGGACCGCTTCGTGGTGGGCGGGTTCTACCGCGTACATACTGGCCGTGGTGTGGACGAAAACCTGAATGCGCCTGGCATGCACTTTGAACCACTGTCGTTTGTGGCACCGTGCTCCATTCCCGACTGTAGTGGCGATCCTGACTGTCCGCCGAACCGTTTCTATTCCTATGGTGTGGTGGCTCGCCTTGCCTTATTGGCGGCGAGTATCGAAATTGAACAGACGGCACCGCTGGAGCTGGCGACTGCATGA